Part of the Clostridium sporogenes genome, AAACCTGCTAAAGAAAAAGTTAAAGAAGAAAAGGAAAAAGCTAAAGAAGCAATAAACAATATAGAAGGTGCTGGGAAATTTGAAAAAATAATAGCAAATCTAATTATTAGCTTTATTTGTGGATTTACAAGTTTTATTAATTCACAAACAGAATTTTCTACATTAGATAATATTGTGTTTAATAAAGGCTTATCCGTTGATGGATATTCTCCAATAATTAAGGCAGACTGGGCCAATATGGATAAATGGTTTGGATATTCAACTGCTATTGCATGTTTTTTAATAGTTATAGCTACGGTTGCTATATCCCTAAAATTCTTTAGAGCATCTTATAATGCTCATTACAAACAAGAAGCTAAAGATAGTCTTGTAAGATTACTTATAGCCTCAATAATAATAGCAGCTACCCCTCTTTTTGTAAGATTATTAATATATATTAATAATGAATTAACATATTTATTCTACAATCTCTTAAATAATGGTAAAGTGACTTTAGATACAACTTTAGGTGGTGCAAACCTAATTAAAAGTTTAGATACAGAGAGTCCTTTAGCTGCTGCAGTGTTCTATGGTATGTTCTCTTTTTTAGGTATAAAAATAAATATAGTATTTCTTATTAGATATTTTTCTATAATAGTATATTATGTTCTAACACCTATTGTTGCAGTACTCTGGATTATAGACAAAAATATCAATGGTGCACAAGTATGGTTAGGTGAAATGTTATCTAATATATTTATGCAATCAGCTTATGCATTGTTATTTTCATTATATTTAGTCTTTGTTGCAAAGCATAGTTGGGCAGCGCAATTAATATGGGCAATTTTAATTGTAACATTAGCTGATATTGTAAGAAATATGTTGCAGGGTACATTAACTAAAATGGCTGGTATGGATGAAAATAAAAAAGCTAACGGCATATTAGGTGCTGTTGGAGCTACAACCGGAATAGTAGCAGGTGTTGCAGCTTCATTTTCCAATCAAGCAAAAAACATTGCAAGTACAATGACTAATAAACCGGCAACAAACAATGGAGATAATCAAGCTACTCAATCTACTGGTTTTATCAGAGCCGCTAAAAAAGTATCTAAAGGAGCCACTGGCGTTGTTGGAAATGTTGCAAAATTATCTAGTATACCTGCTGTATTAAATAGCAGTAATCCTAATGCAACTGCTAATATGATTAATCGCTCAGTTGATTCTACTCAAAATATTATAAATGATGGAATTGACTCTATAGGAGATGTTACAAATAAAGCAACTGAAGCATATAAATCATATTCTTCAAATTATTCAGAACAAAAAGGATATGATCCTAATAAAAATATATTTGAAAATGCATATGATAGTATGAAAAAAAACAAACATTTAGATTCTTTTACTAATAATAAGAACAATACTAATAATCAAAGTAATACTGAAGAAAAGGTAGAGCAGTCTTTTACACCTAACAAACAATCTTTTACACCAAATAAGCAATCTTTTAACTCTGGTAATCAAAATTTTAAACATAAAAGTAATAATCATAAAAACAAAACTAACTTTCCTAATTTTGATAGTAAAAGCTATAAAGGTTAGGTGATGATATTATGCTGAGGAAAAAGTGTAGCCGTATGAAAAAAAAGATATTAAAGTATATAAAGAAAAAAGCTAGAAGATTGTTAATTATATTAATGCCATTTATTTTACTCTTAATATTTTGCTGCGCAATTATAGATTTCTTCTACTTTACTTTTCCTGAAGAATCTTCAAAAGATATTAAACAAAAAGAGCTAAAAGTATACTGTCAACAAATAGTAGAAAAATGCAATAAAAGTAATACAATAGTTAATGATAAGAATGTTCATAAACTAAGTGATTCTTTAAAAAGAGATGAAGAGTTACAATTAAAATGGAATGATGTTTATGCTATAGCAGTATTCTATAATTCTAGTACAGATAAGGAAATCAATAAAAAATTATTAGATGATATCGCAAAAGAATTAGCACCTAAATTTGAATATAAAACTTTTGAAAAAACTATAACTACTGTAAAGGAAATAGATGAAAGAAACAAAGATGGTATTTTAACTGGTAGAAAAATTAAAGTTACTGATACTAAAAAAGAAAACGAAATATTGTTAACCGAAGCTGATAGTCCTTATGGACATTATAAGTACACCTATGAAAAGGTAACAGAAAAAAATGTAGAAAACGGTGAAGAATCGACTTTAGTGTATTATAGAAATACAAGTAATGAATTAATAGGTGAAGAATATGAAAGATTTGATAAATATTTAAGTAAATTATTTAAACATAAAAATTTAAGTAAATCCGTTATGGAAATAGAGAGAGAAGAAGTATTTATGTTATCTGAAGGTATATTAAATGAAGAAGAGAATGTGGATTGGTTATTGGATGGCAATTCTTCCATGCAGTTTACATTTGATTCATTAGGTGGCGTAGATATTCCTCCTGAATTAATGAAGGTATTGATGAAATATTGTCAGGAATATAAGATGCCTCCTTGGTTAATATGTGGATTTATATATAGGGAAAGTTCATTTAATCCTAACTGTGTTACAGTTGCATATGGTTCTGGTAAATGGAGTAATTTAACTATAGCCGAAGTAAAAAATAATTATAGCTTACAAGCTACTTGTGCTGTAGGATTAATGCAAACAACTGAATGGGATAGAAAAGCTAAAGCTTTACACATCTCCAATCCTCGAAATGCACTATCAAGTATAGATGCTCAAATACATTTAGGTATGCAAGAACTATATGAAAAAATAAAAGAATTTTCTCATGTAGATACTAAAAAAGACAGAATAGATTGGGCCGGTAAAGGATGGGAAGAAAAGATTTGGAGAGGTTGTCAAGCATATAATGGTGGCACAAGCCGTTCTTATGCTTATAGTGAATATTTAAGAAGGCCCGACAAAACAGGTGTATTCGATATGGCTGACAAATATAAAGGTTCCATGATTGTTTCTTCTAACAATAGCGGCGGATCATCTATAGGTAATAAAGTAGTTAGTATTTGTAGGCAGCAATTAAATAAACCTTATGTATGGGGTGCTACAGGTCCAAGTTGTTTTGATTGTTCTGGTTTAATGTTATATTGTTATAACACTTGTGGTATTTCATTACCAAGAACATCAGAAGAACAATTTAGAGCAGGTAAATCTATTTCTAAGTCCTCTTTACAGCCAGGTGATTTAGTATTCTTTAGAAGCACCGGTACTAATACAGCCCCAGGTCACGTTGGCATGTATGTAGGTGGTGGAAATTATATTCATGCCCCAGGACGAAATAAAGTCGTAAAAATAGCAAAATTAGCTACCAGAGGAGACTACGTAGGGGCTAGAAGATATACAAAATAAGAAAAAACTATGTTTAGAGTAAGAAATTACTTTAGACATAGTTTTTATTTTTATTTGAAATTTTTCTATAAAATATGTATATATCTAAAAAATGAAATAATAATTTAAGGAGTGATAGATATGAATGTTGCTATAATGACTGGTATTGATGAATTAAATGATCAGATACAATCTAAAATAAAAGATTCATTAATTAGTATATATCCCAAATATTTGTTAGAAAACACTGCTGATATAGTCATTATCTCCCCTTTGATAGATATGTCCACTTTAAACATATCATTTCAAGATTTTTTATATGAATTAAGGAAAAGAGAAATAAGAATAATTTTATTATTAGGGGATAAGGACTCTGAATATTTGGGCTATGCACTCGCATTAGGTATTTATGATATAATTTTTGATCCATTTAATGAAGAAAAGATTATTAAGAAATTAAAATATCCGACAATGTTTTCTGAAATAGCAAAATTGTATCTAAATGTAGGAGGACAAATTAAATTTAAAAGTGATTCTAATTCAATTAATTCTGAAGATATAAACCTAAAAAAGCAAATCATTAACTTATTTACTTTATTAGGCTTAAATATTCAAAATACTAATCAATTAAGCAATAGAGAATTATTATCTATACTTGAGAAATTTATAATAGAAAAAATTTTATAACCATTTAGTTTATTATTGAAATAAAAATTTAGAAAATAAATTAAAAAACAAAGAAGGAGGATCTAGTTAAGTTTTTCTAAATTTTCTTAACTAGAATTTTAGTAGAATGAAAAAGATATTAAAATTCGGTGTAATTGGTATTCTTTTTTTATTTGTATTATTTTATACAATACTTAAAAATGTTAGCGGTACTACTAAAGTAATTGTGCTAAAAAATGATATTAATAAAGGCAAAATAATTACAGAACAGGATGTGGAAACAAAAGAAATATCTAATAAAAATGTATTGCCTGATATAGTATTAAATCAAAAAGATATCGTCGGTAAATCATTAAAAGTTGATAGATTGCAAAATGATTTTATACCAAAAAAAATAATTGGAGATACTGCAATTAAATTAAAATCTAATGAAGTGCTGCTTACAATTTTTATGCCTCGTGAAGATGCTAAGTTAATTAGTACAGGTGATGAAATAGCATTAGCATTAATAGAAAATAATTCTAATGAACACCCTCAAATAATAAAGGACTTAATTATAACAAGTATAGAAGAATTACCAAAAAAAGAAAATGATGATAATGCCAATAATAAGGTATTAGTTGCATTTAAGACAATAGACACAAATGCTTCTAAAATTGTACCTTATTTAAAACAAGATCAATATAAACCTATAATTTTACCTCAAAAAAATTCTACAAAAGAAAAAAATATGTCAAATGCAAATACTAAATAGAAATAATTTATTATCTTTTAGTATATATGCTATATATATTCAAAAACAATTTTATGGTAGGTGATTTTTAAAAATGATAATTAGTTCTTATTGCCCTTCAGGTAAAGTTGGTAAAACAACTACTAGTTTAGCATTAGCTAAGATAGCAGAAAAAAGAGGGCTAAAAACTTGTGTACTAGAATTTGATTTTTCTCCAGGAGATATACCTACATTATTAGATTTAGATATATCAAAGAATATATTAGATTTAATAGCAGGATATACAGATACTG contains:
- a CDS encoding SAF domain-containing protein, with protein sequence MKKILKFGVIGILFLFVLFYTILKNVSGTTKVIVLKNDINKGKIITEQDVETKEISNKNVLPDIVLNQKDIVGKSLKVDRLQNDFIPKKIIGDTAIKLKSNEVLLTIFMPREDAKLISTGDEIALALIENNSNEHPQIIKDLIITSIEELPKKENDDNANNKVLVAFKTIDTNASKIVPYLKQDQYKPIILPQKNSTKEKNMSNANTK
- a CDS encoding NlpC/P60 family protein, whose protein sequence is MKKKILKYIKKKARRLLIILMPFILLLIFCCAIIDFFYFTFPEESSKDIKQKELKVYCQQIVEKCNKSNTIVNDKNVHKLSDSLKRDEELQLKWNDVYAIAVFYNSSTDKEINKKLLDDIAKELAPKFEYKTFEKTITTVKEIDERNKDGILTGRKIKVTDTKKENEILLTEADSPYGHYKYTYEKVTEKNVENGEESTLVYYRNTSNELIGEEYERFDKYLSKLFKHKNLSKSVMEIEREEVFMLSEGILNEEENVDWLLDGNSSMQFTFDSLGGVDIPPELMKVLMKYCQEYKMPPWLICGFIYRESSFNPNCVTVAYGSGKWSNLTIAEVKNNYSLQATCAVGLMQTTEWDRKAKALHISNPRNALSSIDAQIHLGMQELYEKIKEFSHVDTKKDRIDWAGKGWEEKIWRGCQAYNGGTSRSYAYSEYLRRPDKTGVFDMADKYKGSMIVSSNNSGGSSIGNKVVSICRQQLNKPYVWGATGPSCFDCSGLMLYCYNTCGISLPRTSEEQFRAGKSISKSSLQPGDLVFFRSTGTNTAPGHVGMYVGGGNYIHAPGRNKVVKIAKLATRGDYVGARRYTK